The following are from one region of the Aspergillus chevalieri M1 DNA, chromosome 1, nearly complete sequence genome:
- a CDS encoding uncharacterized protein (COG:S;~EggNog:ENOG410PHUE), with translation MPPSTVFSYWRRDHRRSSASPVPQQQHQQQPTSSSPSSKYNENPPQLPVIPNTLDLSMGLGESDGSGSHTAQRASEENNHWEQSQTQADRLNVVAPSGSSRAPSSSATNLTVPSSSLEKQTRPHSSPEERERAASVLTAHSSNSQLSCPGPRAEFGESDSSSSKQNSPFRLSFGKGNTSSSDGQKQPPTSAPGTAVSGSSRSNVQIKTSPDVSPAEKTTLSRKESKLERSNSRRHADRDGSSEHHHKSGKAMLHLLNPMSLLARRRSSRMASSKADDVKIGVPNLVPAIPDDYDPRIRGNIVHDFSAPRPRRNISTAPVLAQDAVGVNDSPQNGHAPEPSNRTSEQKTKHNEHPPAFTEHFEDEQNALQVENKGYLQSPLLMNPMHQDNEHSLPVFARNLPSKIPEHKEEQPVEQQQKEQQPQQPPQQPHEEAVLDPEPAPDSVKKGELPPVHEEEDTVVEMPQQPSGLPRHLKSNASRFSFDMTGMESSVQEKLLEEKHKEKEAERRAKYGSDDEEYSDDDFDEDLLDDMDGLEEKIPGVNTDADEDELVSGSGTMMMNKSWLSPGLSPIIGSPASPVAPNPATFPMQGAPVPAELLQNPSHSHSPSLYENTTPGNNDINQRQQQMNARSSTGPGPVPLGANPGTSQVLEDDDDLYFDDGEFGDLDADVGDAGEKFDESIFDDETSHLYDRKKKAAPDTSGEQQVARLEESSEEEGLGNLACRTGALGHAPSMASNYRAGLQTSGSLSERARDAGSAKVHGGVLSEHNLEALHNALTKAATGNDRFERTDSMSDRSVDQESAAQTAQTAESHPGLISDNSRLSQAIEPFGSEEVLEDFDYDDCDALYDDPIIAAANAEALENDDDGFYGQEFGFYAHAHGNGESELTNGGYFGPRGVEGISRSFSSRGKFREPSLTPITERSERSTRNSVISLTAAHAPGHSNASMSSPGLAQLVDLGNLDDEMSLSALMRLRRGAWGGSNGSLRSSSASPPPLAHQPHSSSNRGSFTALSDASPTIPTIPADVIWPGSGSATGSPVQELERNGSSTASPV, from the coding sequence ATGCCCCCCTCTACCGTTTTCTCCTACTGGCGACGGGACCATCGCCGGTCGAGTGCGTCGCCGGtgccgcagcagcaacaccagcaacagcccacttcttcctccccctcctcgaAGTACAATGAGAATCCTCCCCAGCTCCCGGTTATACCGAATACGCTGGATTTATCTATGGGCCTTGGCGAATCTGACGGTTCCGGGTCGCATACGGCCCAACGGGCTTCGGAGGAGAATAACCATTGGGAACAAAGTCAGACACAGGCGGACAGGTTGAATGTGGTCGCTCCGTCGGGTAGCTCCAGGGCGCCATCGTCGTCAGCGACCAATCTCACCGTGCCATCGTCGTCGCTCGAGAAACAGACCCGTCCTCATTCGAGCCCCGAAGAGCGGGAGAGAGCGGCGTCGGTGCTGACTGCGCACTCGAGCAACTCGCAGCTATCGTGTCCAGGCCCGCGTGCGGAATTCGGTGAAAGCGATTCGTCCTCGTCGAAGCAGAATTCGCCGTTTCGGCTCTCGTTTGGGAAGGGTAATACGTCGTCGAGCGATGGGCAGAAACAACCGCCTACTTCAGCACCGGGGACGGCTGTGTCGGGTTCGTCGCGGTCCAATGTTCAGATTAAGACTTCGCCAGATGTTTCTCCTGCGGAGAAGACAACGCTTTCGCGCAAAGAGAGCAAGCTGGAAAGGTCGAATAGCCGCCGACATGCAGATCGGGATGGATCGTCGGAGCACCATCATAAGTCGGGGAAGGCGATGCTTCATCTTCTGAATCCTATGTCGCTTCTGGCACGGAGACGGTCTTCGCGAATGGCCAGTTCCAAGGCTGACGATGTGAAAATTGGCGTTCCGAATCTCGTTCCTGCAATTCCAGATGACTACGACCCCCGAATCCGTGGGAATATTGTGCATGATTTTTCTGCACCACGGCCGCGTCGGAATATATCTACAGCGCCGGTCCTTGCGCAGGATGCGGTGGGTGTAAATGATTCGCCTCAGAATGGACATGCTCCAGAACCGTCGAACCGGACGAGCGAGCAGAAGACCAAACACAACGAGCATCCTCCTGCATTCACGGAGCATTTTGAGGATGAACAAAATGCGTTGCAGGTTGAAAACAAAGGATATCTACAGTCGCCCTTGTTGATGAACCCAATGCACCAGGACAATGAACATTCACTCCCTGTGTTTGCAAGGAATTTGCCATCAAAAATTCCTGAACACAAGGAGGAGCAGCCAGTTGAACAACAACAGAAAGAGCAACAGCCTCAGCAGCCACCACAACAACCTCATGAGGAAGCTGTGCTAGATCCCGAGCCTGCACCCGATTCTGTCAAGAAGGGCGAACTTCCACCTGTTCACGAAGAAGAGGATACTGTGGTCGAAATGCCACAGCAGCCGTCTGGCCTACCACGACATTTGAAGAGCAACGCATCTAGATTCAGTTTTGACATGACTGGCATGGAATCTTCGGTCCAGGAAAAGCTTTTGGAAgagaaacacaaggagaaggaagcagAGCGCAGGGCCAAATATGGAtctgatgatgaggaatacagtgatgatgatttcgATGAAGATCTTCTGGATGACATGGATGGCCTCGAAGAGAAGATCCCTGGTGTTAATACGGAtgccgatgaagatgaactTGTTTCTGGATCTGGAACTATGATGATGAACAAGTCGTGGCTCTCTCCTGGGCTGTCTCCGATTATTGGCAGCCCTGCTAGTCCTGTTGCTCCTAATCCGGCTACTTTCCCCATGCAAGGAGCTCCGGTTCCTGCTGAGTTGCTGCAGAATCCTTCTCACTCCcactctccttctctttatGAAAACACTACTCCAGGGAACAATGATATAAACCAACGACAGCAGCAAATGAATGCAAGATCTTCAACCGGGCCAGGCCCAGTGCCTCTTGGAGCGAACCCTGGAACATCACAAGTGTTGGAGGACGATGACGATCTATACTTTGATGATGGAGAGTTTGGTGATCTCGATGCGGATGTTGGTGATGCGGGTGAGAAGTTCGACGAATCGATCTTCGATGACGAGACGAGTCACCTATATGACCGCAAGAAAAAAGCGGCCCCTGACACCAGCGGAGAACAGCAAGTAGCTCGCCTCGAGGAATcgtctgaagaagaaggtctTGGAAACCTAGCATGTCGCACAGGGGCATTGGGACATGCACCTAGTATGGCTAGCAATTATCGAGCAGGGCTCCAGACTTCTGGTTCTCTTTCTGAACGAGCACGGGATGCCGGGTCTGCCAAGGTCCATGGCGGAGTACTCTCCGAGCACAACCTTGAGGCATTGCACAATGCCCTGACCAAAGCAGCGACTGGTAATGACCGGTTTGAACGAACAGACAGCATGAGTGATCGATCTGTGGACCAGGAGAGCGCAGCTCAGACAGCACAAACAGCAGAGTCTCACCCGGGACTGATATCAGACAACAGTCGCTTGAGCCAGGCAATCGAGCCATTCGGCTCGGAAGAAGTTCTTGAAGACTTTGACTACGACGACTGTGACGCACTTTATGATGATCCCATTATTGCGGCAGCCAATGCAGAAGCATTGGAGAACGATGACGATGGGTTCTACGGTCAAGAATTTGGATTCTACGCCCACGCCCACGGGAACGGTGAGTCGGAGCTCACTAACGGTGGATACTTTGGTCCTCGCGGGGTGGAAGGTATCTCCCGCAGCTTCAGCAGCCGGGGTAAATTCCGGGAACCCAGTTTGACCCCCATCACTGAGCGAAGTGAACGAAGTACGCGCAACTCGGTTATCTCGTTGACAGCGGCACATGCCCCGGGCCATTCGAACGCATCCATGTCGAGTCCCGGCTTGGCACAGTTAGTCGATCTGGGCAATTTAGATGACGAGATGTCACTCAGCGCGCTGATGAGGCTCCGCCGGGGAGCCTGGGGTGGAAGCAATGGCAGTctccgcagcagcagtgCCAGTCCACCCCCGCTTGCTCATCAGCCGCATTCCTCGTCGAACCGGGGTAGTTTCACGGCGCTTTCCGATGCAAGCCCGACTATCCCGACGATCCCAGCCGATGTCATCTGGCCCGGAAGCGGCAGTGCGACTGGATCTCCAGTTCAGGAACTCGAACGGAATGGATCATCGACGGCCAGCCCGGTGTAA
- a CDS encoding uncharacterized protein (COG:S;~EggNog:ENOG410PJ8E): protein MTYNAVSQDDPEVASNASDSDASRSSSPALSQQRHGFQQLPSDADSLGAGNHLEPARAADDISVGNLVSMIRSMSSASYDMVEEDDDYEQPIEPESNSSRRGPPPIDTATINAAASPNESQFQSRSASCNVSPDEPTLRSPASDKPVPLSHPTPDLQSLQGAYLGNVERLERSAEQMSAGSSDIASEIRKMDLEQKRRSSTASVANSAIASNINLQSPRGSVRSATRMPSSQLALLTEDGYEGQSSNVQTQGAPVILQPPAAIQYDHQYYPGHYDIERPSSAASGDTYQQARILFSDFDGVHYVPQDKGHGLERQASLARPPMAKRSRPYRAESMVYYPAPVPATLKLPPRLSDKPAPQRETRRAHHRLSSVFLGHRRSTPGLSDRFATPRGTDTTQSSPIATLDRMLDDSVHAPVTAPVYHPNPSPGMHRKLHRRMPSPNLTGQKKKRSSLNLFRFHKKSPSPDDRPCTSTPSYLSQGHLPQPTEAEVAEAHENTALQSDASEQERDTVGMVHSEEDIRDYMGPPNTLMAELEVRKHELKDRNRPAADRAGLRSTLLQLDAVAQVQSEHRRQRPATIALDHHDAHNGGNGHDDEDVPLGMLYPEKPYIPAEPRPLGLLEKKQLEEDEPLSRRRARLRGEQPADQSPRLSQHASTVYLPDTLNNASPESGDEEETLAQRLKRLRAKNRNITAGNSDFASEIFAEISQLKEDGKEDGEASGEETLAQIRARLRQQDRKKPQSGRYANIPRNRRSMGSISLMRPVTAQRQSSASHHTALPYAQHAYAGSRMSLQQMPPNYGHPQHVGYSLQDAYGNGMVHPNMAYRNCMGSGAPQHTTIGVSTPDLPQRDMIDRWRQSVI from the coding sequence ATGACTTACAATGCTGTCTCACAGGATGATCCTGAAGTAGCTTCGAATGCCTCCGATTCCGATGCCTCTCGCAGTTCATCGCCGGCGCTATCGCAACAACGTCATGGGTTTCAACAATTGCCGTCGGATGCAGATAGTCTCGGAGCTGGCAATCATCTCGAGCCAGCCAGAGCAGCGGATGATATTAGCGTCGGGAATCTGGTTTCTATGATTCGCTCAATGAGTTCCGCGAGCTACGACAtggttgaggaggacgaTGACTATGAGCAACCTATCGAGCCGGAATCCAATAGTTCCCGCCGGGGTCCTCCGCCCATTGACACGGCGACCATCAATGCTGCCGCAAGCCCGAatgaaagccagtttcagtCTCGATCAGCGTCGTGTAACGTTTCTCCTGATGAACCAACCCTGCGATCCCCCGCCAGTGATAAACCCGTGCCGCTCAGCCATCCGACTCCGGATCTTCAATCATTACAAGGTGCTTACTTGGGAAACGTCGAGCGGTTGGAAAGGAGCGCAGAACAAATGAGCGCTGGCTCATCGGATATTGCAAGTGAGATTCGCAAGATGGATTTGGAACAGAAGCGGCGCAGTTCGACTGCCTCGGTCGCCAACTCAGCCATTGCCAGTAATATCAATCTTCAATCGCCCCGTGGCTCCGTCCGTTCTGCTACTCGTATGCCATCTTCTCAGTTGGCTTTGCTGACAGAAGATGGATATGAAGGACAATCGTCTAACGTTCAGACACAGGGCGCCCCTGTGATTCTACAACCGCCAGCTGCTATCCAGTACGACCACCAGTACTACCCCGGGCATTACGATATCGAACGTCCATCTAGCGCTGCCTCCGGTGATACCTATCAACAAGCCAGAATTCTGTTCTCGGATTTCGACGGGGTGCATTATGTTCCCCAGGACAAAGGCCATGGTCTCGAGCGCCAAGCTTCTTTGGCAAGACCTCCAATGGCGAAACGGTCTCGGCcgtaccgggcagaaagtaTGGTCTACTATCCGGCACCGGTCCCTGCAACGCTGAAGCTCCCTCCACGCTTGTCTGACAAACCGGCCCCCCAACGGGAGACACGACGCGCCCATCATCGTCTGAGCTCTGTTTTTCTGGGTCATAGACGATCCACACCAGGGCTCTCTGACCGCTTCGCTACACCGCGTGGAACAGACACAACACAATCATCGCCCATTGCTACTTTAGACCGGATGCTCGATGACTCCGTGCATGCGCCAGTTACAGCACCCGTTTATCATCCAAACCCGAGTCCCGGGATGCATAGAAAATTGCATCGAAGAATGCCGTCTCCAAACCTGACAGgacagaagaaaaagcgCAGTTCGCTAAATTTGTTCCGATTCCACAAGAAATCTCCCAGCCCCGACGACCGCCCTTGCACTTCCACACCGAGTTATTTATCTCAAGGCCACTTGCCCCAACCAACAGAGGCTGAAGTGGCAGAGGCACATGAAAACACGGCTTTACAAAGTGACGCCAGTGAACAAGAACGTGATACCGTTGGAATGGTTCACAGCGAAGAGGATATCCGTGACTACATGGGTCCTCCAAATACCTTGATGGCAGAGTTGGAGGTGCGAAAACATGAGCTCAAAGACCGAAATCGCCCGGCAGCTGACCGTGCGGGGCTACGTTCAACTTTGCTCCAGCTTGACGCAGTTGCCCAGGTACAGAGTGAGCACCGACGACAAAGGCCTGCTACCATCGCCTTGGACCATCACGATGCTCACAACGGTGGTAACGGtcatgatgatgaagacgtgCCCCTTGGAATGCTATACCCCGAGAAGCCATACATACCCGCTGAACCGCGGCCGCTGGGTCTCCTGGAAAAGAAACAgctggaagaagatgaaccCCTAAGCAGACGTCGCGCCCGATTACGGGGCGAGCAACCGGCTGATCAATCACCAAGGCTGTCGCAACATGCCAGCACGGTTTATCTTCCCGATACCCTGAATAATGCTAGTCCCGAAAGTGGAGACGAGGAAGAAACCCTGGCCCAGCGCCTCAAGCGTCTAAGAGCGAAGAACCGGAATATCACGGCTGGAAACAGTGATTTTGCTAGCGAGATCTTTGCGGAAATCAGCCAGCTTAAAGAAGACGGAAAAGAAGACGGGGAGGCATCCGGAGAAGAAACTTTAGCACAAATACGGGCTCGCCTACGACAGCAGGACAGGAAGAAGCCGCAATCTGGCCGATACGCCAACATTCCTCGGAACAGAAGAAGCATGGGAAGTATATCACTCATGCGTCCGGTCACTGCTCAGCGACAGTCATCAGCTAGCCACCACACCGCTCTGCCATATGCACAGCACGCCTACGCCGGTTCTCGCATGTCCCTGCAGCAGATGCCACCGAATTATGGACATCCGCAGCATGTCGGGTACTCACTGCAAGATGCGTATGGGAACGGGATGGTGCATCCCAACATGGCTTACCGGAACTGCATGGGCTCTGGCGCACCGCAACATACGACCATTGGAGTATCGACACCTGACCTGCCACAGCGAGACATGATTGACCGTTGGCGGCAGAGTGTTATTTAg